Part of the Hypomesus transpacificus isolate Combined female unplaced genomic scaffold, fHypTra1 scaffold_235, whole genome shotgun sequence genome is shown below.
TGAGATTACAATATCAACTCCAGTTATGGTTGAGACAATTCTGAACATCTGTGCAAGGATACCTTACCAGTTTCTCAGCCCGACTTCTAAGCTTCCTCCAGACTGTGTGATGAGCCTTTGAGGGGAGGGGAACCGAACAGGGAATTATTCTCTGACAGAAAGATCCACACATAAAGGGGACATATAGCTCAATGTCTGCACCTAAACAGGTGTGTTGTTGTACCTGTAGCTGTAGGGGCAGCGAGAGCCCCTGCACACGGCGCTGGAGACCCCAGGGACCCTTTCCCAGAGTGTGAACGGCTGTCACCTCGTACTGGGAGCAAAGACCTGTCCTCGCCACTAGAGGGCCCCCGGTCAACAGCACATGGTCCCCACACCTAGAAGACAGACAGTGGGTCAATACAGGTTGGTCTTAGGAGCAGTAGCGGCTTTGGGCAcgagcgcggggggggggggggggggggggggcaatttcCCAAGTGCATCAAATTAAATGAAACCTCCTGCTGTCCTTGAGATTCAAACGCACTACCAGCAGAGGGTGCCAACCGCGACACGTCATATGTCCACGTTCCCCGGGGGGGGCGCAAACCACAAACTTGCCCCTTGCCCCGgggtgccaaatgtgctaggactgcCACTGCTTAGGAGCATGGAgaagtttctgtgtgtgttgtgcgagTGTGTAACAGACCTAGAATGTCTGTTGAAGTATccatttgtgtgggtgtgtctggctCTCTCACCTGTAGAGTGTCACTGTGCCTCTATCGCTCTGCGctgccttctcctccacctccttctgtttacacctgcacacacacacacacacttattagaAGACTGCACTCACATCATTTCTGTAGAGAAAAAAAACggagagaaactgagagagaaagggaaggagggtaCCTGCTGTGGGAGAAAACCTCCAGGGCTACAGAGGGCGCCACCTCCAGAGGTTCCCAGGGCAGGTCCCGGTGGATCATCTGCTGGACTCCCCGGGTCAGGGACCTCAGAGACTCCTGGGGGGCAGATCAGACCAGACCGTGTCTACAAGACATCCGAAAAACGGCACCGACACCAAAGGACAAAACATGGATGAAACGGCCCCCGCGTACCTCAGAGGGTTCCCATGAGTCTAACTGTGGATCCAGCACCACATCACAACAGAACGCTCCTGCCGTcactgtggagagagatggagacagggaaGCGTGAGGGACAAACACTGCTGCATAATATGCCAGGTATATCAAATGTTTACTCAAGTattcagacctgtgtgtgtgtgtgtgtgtgtgcgtgtgtatgtgggtcCAAGGACATTACCTGGCACCTCTAGGATTGGGAGCAGCTCCACCGTGAAGTCTTCCTTAAAGGCATCCTCCAGCACCTGGCCCAGCAGGCTTGCACATGACCTCCAGTACGCCTGGCcaacaggaaggggagggaagacTTACAGAGCAGCCAGGCACATCAGTTAAACCAGACCGTCTTAACTTGGTACAGTGTCTGGTATCACATGGGTTGTCCACCATCGCGAGAGACAGGTAGATACCTGACACTGAGTTTGACAGACAGGACAGTGGCAGCCAGTACCTGGTTGACCAGCTGGGGGTCAGAGTCTTTGAaggtgagcagggagagggagcaggactgGGTGAGGGGCTGGTGCAGGGGCCAGGGCTCCCCATCCACTAGCGCCAGGGCAGAGTTGGTGACATGCCACTCAGTCAAATCTGAGAGGAATAAAGAGCCAGTCATTGACTTATTCAGACAAAGACAAAATCTGAAGACCAATCCCTtctgcgcacacgcacacaatttaGTTTACTGAACTTACGGCGTGCACAACTGTGTGGAGTGGACATTCCCTTGTTCATGACGAGCAGGGTCCCTTGCAGACCTTGTCCTTGCAGGGTCACCTCTATCTTCTCCGTGCGTGGATACAGGGCGCGTTGCCGAGCCTGTTCACGGGAGAACACCGCGCTGCGCTGTACTCGCAAGTCGGTGGCCAATGGACGGACAGCCGCTACGCTGGACGCCAGACCTGAAAGATGCCAGGAAGGAATACGCGATTAGAGGGTTACTCTCAACGTTTCAAGCAGTTTGAGCTAACTGCCCACCCGTCCAAAAAATACTAGTTAACGCTTCTGTTCCCAGTTGTTCTCACACCTGACTGGAGAATGACAATTAATACAGGCTTTAAACCACCTAGTAtgtcctagctagctagctagctagctaaaaacaTTTTGTCAACGTTTACTAGCCAAGTTCACATTTAGAATTAGACACACCATCGACCACATCTCACAATTTAAACATATTTATAGATGTGTATGACATTAAAACAAGGAAACCCCAAGGTCACACAGGGAATATCAGAGCTAGCTCGGTTTCTTTGGCTGGCTAGCTCTTAGCTGTCATTGCAGTTCTGCAGAAAAGGGATGGTGTACTTACGGCGCAATAGAAGTTGACACATGGTCCTCCTACACGACATGGTGTAATATTCCCTGTACAATTACTTAAATGATTTTATAGTTCAATAGCAAAGCTGTGCAtggaaaatatttcagttttctgTAGTTGACTTTAAGCTACAGAAACTGTCAAAAGGACGCCATGCGCACTCGGGTGCAAGTCTTATTTATGTCCGTGTTGTATGTCGGGTTAGTGATAAGGGTTCCAGTCATCAGCCATTCGTAGAGTGGAGGCTGTTCTACAACATGGTCAGTAGGGGTAGCTGTTGCTGTATTTCAGAGATTTCCTCAATTTGATTTAGTAACtgttaaaacaaaaaatattttcacagTTATTTTCAACTCCAAGgcgctccacctctccacccggGCGCCCACACCTCACACGCACCATTAGTGTCCCTGTCATTCTTCACTTCCGGTTCTCTCGACAGGTGCTGCTATGAAATGTCTTGACTGTCTGTGCCAATAAGCTGCCAGGGTGGGGTAAAATAAGATCTAGGTTGGCTACATCATTCTTAAAGTAGGACAAAGGAAATGTTTGTTGCCACAACTTGATAGAGTTCCAGGACTGTAATAGAGGCTATGTGACAGATGCTTGTTTAAATAAGATTAGAATAAGTAGTTGGCATTCATAAGGAGGAATGTTTTGCTAATGGATCTAAGACATTGGGCTGGACAACGGAGCTGGATCCAAATGCAATAAATTAAACTGAGACCACTGTATGTTATTGGTTACATAAAGTGTGGGGAAAACCAGTATCAGCAATTGTATATACCGGCCTGGCATCCTATGAAGTTTTATGAATCCTCTGGTATGTATTTCAGCCTTGTATGCATTGTTGATTTGCATTACTGATCTATggacacacatcatacacaccatAGCTTAGTGTTTACATCCTGGATCCTATCTTGTGTCGTAGCTGCTTCTGTAACCGTGACTGTCAACACCCTGATTCACTGATAAATCATGTCTGGTGATACCATcagtccctgtacttcctgtaattCCATGGCCTGTGCCACCTCCCAAGTCAACTTGCTGTTGATCCTCAGGGTCTCTGTCTCCAGGGCTTCTGCAGGTTTAGGGTTCGAACGTCCTGTTAAGTTCAGATGAATACAGGAGCAACCCAGAGGCCTGTGTCTTCCAGGAATTGGAGGGGTTTTACCTTTAGGTTGTGTAGTGTACTTACGTATATACTATGTAAAGATTTCATAAAGGGTCTCAAATGAGCTTTTCAAGCCTTTGGCTTTGTTTGAAGGCATAAAGTTCCTGCTTGGCTCCGCCCACTGGACTAGTGGCTGGCCGTTAAGTCTAGAGTAGTAAATCACATTGAAATTCCCAATAAAGATTTGATAGCTAGCTAAGATCTTGCCAGCCATAACACCAGTGCTGGCGACCAGCTGTCACATCCAAAGATGCTTTTAATCAGTGGCaatggtgtttgttttgttaccCAGGACAAATGCCATTAAAGGATAGTGAGACCTTTCCAAGTTAATTTATTGAGGTGCTAAAATAAAACAGTTTTACCATGTCTCCACAGTTGAGCGCAATGTCCTGTACAAGTAGAAAATCTGTAGTCAGCGATTAATGTAATGAGACAAGGCAACTAATTGACCCACAGACAGAGTCTAACATTAATTGTGTCACacatctgtatgtctgtctgactaAGGTTTGGTTGTACACATTCAACAACAGTGGAACAAGAAAGTCCAGACTGAAGTAATCAACACACTCACACGAAACCAATTCACATTTGATCGTTTCACCACTTTTGCCACACGAGCTAGTAAATATTCAGAGTTTTGCGTTTGTTGCGCTTGGTTCCTCCGACCCTCCGGGTTACTGCAGACTGCAGGCGGAGCAGCATGGCTTGTCTCGGTCAGGCAGGGAGGACGAGTCCATCTGCCTGACGATCTCAGTGAACAGCTGGTCCACCATGGTTTTGCTCTTGGCTGAGGTCTCCATGAAGGGGCAGCCCCAGTCCTCAGCCAGGGCCTGGCCCTCATCACACGACACCTCCCTCTCGTCCTCAAGGTCCACCTTGTTCCCCACCAGCACCACCGGCACACGCTCgaacctagagagagagagagagagagagagagagagagagagagagagagagagagagagagagagagagagagagggagggagggagggagggcattcATTATTAAGAAACTGAATGTATGGTACATAGAGCAAGGAGAAATGCCATTCCTGAGATCATGGCCGCGCATGGCATCATGCTGTTATGCCTTAAAGCGACCTAAGCTTTCCATGGCGCCTGTGTTTTCGCTCcatggtttgaatcctttcctCTCATCTTGTCCCTTTCCCGCCGTGCGCTCCAGCTTGTCTCAGGGTCCCCCAAAGCTCTTCCCCGGACGTGTCGCTGACAGTTCACATCAGAGGAGCCTCCCTCAGGCGGCAACACGAACAGAGAGGAATGGGACCGCTCGTTGAATAATTGACCAGATCTAATGGGAAGTTCTCAGAGAGCCTGTGAACGCAGCGCTGGGCTCCCTGTTACAGACACTTCCTCCCGCCTGGGAACCCGCTGGAAGGGGGGATTTGGGTGTTCAAGACAATCTGCATGGCGCTGATGGGAGAAACGATCTGGATTTCCGCCCGCGAACGAGAACGTTCATTTCCGCTTTTTTTTTATGAGGTCTTGGAATACAGACCGTTTGTTGGATGGACTGAACAAATGATTGTCCCGGACGTCGCGTCGCCGGGGAAGGATCGCTTGGGGCTCCTGGGAAACGGTATCAGAAAGGAGAACCTGTGTCTCCAGAAGGAAGGATCACCATGTGGTGGCTATGCTCAGAAGTGTCTCTTTGACTCAGGAGTGCTGAGTCATGGAAACAGCTGGGAGCATCATCACTGTTATTCTTATCTGCAATTGGGAAACAGGAAACTATCTCGATTTATTCACTTGGCATGCACACGACataccacaacacacacgcacacatacactcatgcaGACAATGGTGCAGATATCTTTGCTTTTTACCAGTGCTAAGCATGTGTCACTTTGGGAGTCTTGCAGCCTACAAGGTGTGAAGTGTGTAGGAGGAAAGTACCACACAGACAAAATGTCATGTGGCAGAGATGCTAGAGAGGCTCTAAATATAGCTGGCGAAGCAAGCGCCACCTCGAGGAACTGCACAAGAACTGCAACTGGTCCTTCTGCTAGCTCAGTCACCAGATACAAACTGTATGTGCACACCTATGATGTCGCATATCTACACAGTTGCTGTGTGTAGGTACACAACTAGGGAGCTACGAGCCATCATCGATTGTGTCTCTGCTGTACAAAAGATCCTTTGGTCTCAGTTTTGGCTGGGATTGGAAGCGGTCTCATTGTTGAGGGGGGTCTGTTTGAGCTGTTATGAAAAGCATCGCTCCAGCTGAGAGGCAAAGATGGATGCCTCGTGAAAACGTCCACACCGCAGATGCTCACAGCCACTGTGCGAGATAAACACACGTGACGGAAAAAGGTTTCCTGATTTTGGCTAAAAGGAAAAGGCTCCATTCTTCGGCCATTTCACCCTCAGGCCAGCTTGACGTGGCCAAAGGCTTTGACGAGAACTTCACAGGCAACCTACCCTGTGAACTCGACACCAGCTTCACAATCCTCCGTGCGATTCGACTAATTACAGAGCAGCACAGTCTCTCTACAGCTCAATGGCCCCCAGGCCTGGAGATTCTATTGTTCTTCAGCGTTCATATGTCCTTAATTAACAGGGAAACTGGCCTACGCAGTAAACAGTTCTCACCACTGGCTTAGCTGTTATTACAGTGACGCAAGCCACTGTATATAGCAGAGTTGGAGAATGGAGAATCTTATTTATGGTCTCAAGGGATGCAGTTACTGTATAGTTTCAAACCCCCCAGCTGCTTCTGATGGGAGTCTTTTACAGTGACTCCAACTCTTGTTGAAGATTTATGACGCGAGCCCGAACCTACTTTAGAAAGCTATATTTTCAAGGCACTTAACGGCAAACCGGGACACCTCCAAGAAAATAGGTTTCTGTGTAAAGAGACGTGACAAATGGGAGAAAGAGGGCTAATAAAGACAGAATATGCACAGGATACAGAAACCTGTTTTTGTCGGTGTGAGCCAGTGTACTGCTGATGCGACTCGGGCCACAGCACACAGTGGGTGCTTGGAATACAGTAGCTATGTGAGGAGTTCAGAACTTAGGTCAAGATCTCTTTCACCAGTTTTTAAGCCGATATTCTAGAGAAATGCAGAAGGAATCCTGTCCAAGCAATTATTTCGCAAACAATGACTGCTCTCTATTGGCACCTCACTCGCGGGCCCATTGAAGTACAGTCGGTAGAGGATATGGGTTGGGCCTCAGTGTTTAGCAGTTCCCCCCTGGGAAATGTTGTTTCAGTCTCCATCCCATTCCTCGTCTCTATACACTTAACGGCTCACTGTGAACATGCTGTTATTAGACACAGCATAAGCACAGCGTGAGAACCCTCTGATGTGCTGGGCAAACATTGGCCCTCCACCCCATACAATCATAAACCTTAGCAAGCCTCGGAGGAAATCATTAAATCATTATGTGGCACACCCAGTTTGGATTTCCCTGTGAGGGCTCGGTTTATTTGGTTCTTCTGTGGAGCATTGCAGTTGGGGGTTACACCAACAGCATGTACTCTGATGTAACACATGTGACAAAGACACTAGCCACTGTCTTTGTCTAAGATGTGAAGACTTGCTTTCCTGAGAATCTCCCTGGGTTATAATTTAACAGACCAAGGATTTGGTTTGCAGGTACCTGGGTTTAAATCCTGTTGGTCACATTGAAACAGAACAGCCTTGATGGtacctctctccagctccctatTGCTTTCCGGGTGCCAGGAGTTAAAATGTTCCTCATTGCTCACTAATGGAGGCCTGATGTCTTCTTGGCTTCCAGCTGAACACAATCCCATTAGGTTCTGGTGAGTTTGCAGAACTCAGCGTGATGTGATTTCTGCTCGCTGGCTCAGCACTTGCTGTTATTT
Proteins encoded:
- the mrpl39 gene encoding 39S ribosomal protein L39, mitochondrial; this encodes MSCRRTMCQLLLRRLASSVAAVRPLATDLRVQRSAVFSREQARQRALYPRTEKIEVTLQGQGLQGTLLVMNKGMSTPHSCARHLTEWHVTNSALALVDGEPWPLHQPLTQSCSLSLLTFKDSDPQLVNQAYWRSCASLLGQVLEDAFKEDFTVELLPILEVPVTAGAFCCDVVLDPQLDSWEPSEESLRSLTRGVQQMIHRDLPWEPLEVAPSVALEVFSHSRCKQKEVEEKAAQSDRGTVTLYRCGDHVLLTGGPLVARTGLCSQYEVTAVHTLGKGPWGLQRRVQGLSLPLQLQAHHTVWRKLRSRAEKLLKVPTESTNEAAPDTLSPPPSAVTPPPAAETPTPAANN